A genomic region of Chitinimonas arctica contains the following coding sequences:
- a CDS encoding ABC transporter C-terminal domain-containing protein: MENPGGFDDWIATKTRMQAMAKSSPAKAETKAGAVAAAPRNTRAVKMSYNETRDLERLPKEIEALEAEQRGLQEKLLDPNVYRNAPTDAAVWQARIEAIDQQVLEKMGQWEALEQKRLGE, translated from the coding sequence ATGGAAAACCCGGGCGGCTTCGACGATTGGATCGCCACCAAGACCCGCATGCAAGCCATGGCCAAGTCGTCGCCCGCCAAGGCGGAGACCAAGGCGGGCGCCGTCGCGGCCGCACCGCGCAATACCCGTGCGGTGAAGATGAGCTACAACGAAACGCGCGACCTGGAACGGCTGCCCAAGGAAATCGAGGCGTTGGAAGCCGAGCAGCGCGGATTGCAGGAAAAGTTGCTGGACCCCAACGTCTATCGCAACGCCCCCACCGATGCGGCCGTATGGCAGGCGCGTATTGAAGCCATCGATCAGCAGGTCCTGGAAAAGATGGGGCAGTGGGAAGCGCTGGAGCAGAAGCGGCTGGGCGAGTAG
- the cobA gene encoding uroporphyrinogen-III C-methyltransferase, with amino-acid sequence MLPSKVTLLGAGPGDLDMLTLKAVRALAQADILLLDELANPGIAELAPQARVIPVGKRGGCKSTPQAFIQRLMRRYARQGKRVVRVKGGEVLLFGRAGEEIAFLRDAGLEVEIINGISAGLAAAGSLGISLTHRDHCQGVTFVTAHAQDDGDPDWRLLAATGTTLVIYMGMSRLARISQALLTSLPADTPAAVVQWASTPRERRLVGTLAGIAAQAQAAGLGSPAIILVGKAIAEAAELAVATRARRLSA; translated from the coding sequence ATGTTGCCAAGCAAGGTCACGCTACTCGGCGCCGGTCCCGGCGATCTCGACATGCTTACGCTCAAAGCAGTGCGGGCCCTGGCCCAAGCCGATATCCTGCTGCTGGACGAATTGGCCAATCCCGGCATCGCCGAGCTTGCGCCGCAGGCACGGGTGATCCCGGTCGGCAAGCGCGGCGGTTGCAAGTCCACCCCGCAAGCCTTTATCCAGCGCCTGATGCGGCGCTATGCCCGCCAAGGCAAACGGGTGGTGCGGGTCAAGGGCGGTGAGGTACTGCTATTCGGCCGAGCCGGCGAAGAAATCGCCTTTCTACGGGATGCGGGCCTCGAGGTCGAAATCATCAACGGCATCAGCGCGGGATTGGCCGCCGCCGGCAGCCTGGGTATTTCGCTGACCCATCGCGACCATTGCCAGGGCGTCACCTTTGTCACCGCCCACGCCCAGGACGATGGCGATCCAGACTGGCGCCTGCTGGCCGCCACCGGCACGACCCTGGTGATCTATATGGGCATGAGCCGCCTGGCCCGCATCAGCCAGGCCTTGCTGACAAGCCTGCCGGCCGATACGCCCGCCGCCGTGGTGCAATGGGCCAGCACCCCCCGCGAACGCCGGCTTGTCGGGACGCTGGCCGGCATCGCCGCCCAAGCCCAGGCCGCCGGATTGGGCAGCCCCGCCATCATCCTGGTGGGCAAAGCCATCGCGGAAGCAGCCGAGCTTGCCGTCGCTACGCGAGCCCGCCGCCTATCGGCATAA
- the nirD gene encoding nitrite reductase small subunit NirD has translation MNMPINAPWIRLCSLDDIPRLGSRVVKRANGDLAVFRTETDAVFALLDQCPHKGGPLSQGIVHGETVTCPLHGWAIDLASGTAKAPDQGCARRFAVKVEAGDVFLGLC, from the coding sequence ATGAATATGCCGATAAATGCACCGTGGATACGCCTTTGCTCCCTGGACGACATCCCCCGCCTGGGCAGCCGCGTGGTGAAGCGGGCGAACGGTGACCTGGCGGTATTCCGTACCGAGACCGACGCCGTCTTTGCCCTCCTCGACCAATGCCCCCACAAGGGTGGACCGCTATCGCAAGGCATCGTGCACGGCGAGACGGTGACCTGCCCGCTGCACGGCTGGGCCATCGACCTGGCCAGCGGCACCGCCAAAGCGCCCGATCAGGGTTGTGCCCGGCGTTTCGCGGTCAAGGTGGAAGCCGGCGATGTATTTCTGGGGCTGTGCTGA
- a CDS encoding nitrate reductase, producing the protein MADAERTQPTLTRSTCCYCGVGCGVLIESEGDRITGVRGDPSHPANFGRLCTKGLTLAQTAQSLTGRALYPEMRLSRESPRQRTDWDSALDTAAERFADIVRQHGPDAVAFYVSGQLLTEDYYVFNKLAKGVIGTNNIDTNSRLCMSSSVTAYKQALGADGPPTCYEDLELADCVLFAGSNMAYAHPVLFRRLEDAKARRPATRWIVIDPRRTDTAAMADLHLQITPGSDVALFNGMLHHLIWEGLTAPAYIAAHTDGFAALKQVVRDYTPRLAAEMCGILEADLIQAAEWFGRSPASLSLYCMGLNQSAHGTDKNLALINLHLACGQIGRPGAGPFSLTGQPNAMGGREVGGMATMLAAHRDIDNAGHRAEVAHFWGVPALSGRPGTPAVAMFDALRRGEIKAIWIACTNPAHSMPDLNSVREALGKAEFVVLQEAFADTDTAAYADVLLPATTWGEKSGTVTNSERRISRVREAVPAPGETRPDWWIACEVARRLEVLLRPAQLSRFGYATPEAIFAEHRALTEGRDLDIGGLSYAMLERAGPQQWPLPAGAAQGQARRYTDGVFAHADGLARFKPTAFQPLAEPTNARYPFHLLTGRLRDQWHGMSRTGRLPQLFEHAPEPSLSMHPLDAERRGFKAGDLLKVSSKRGQLVLPLQLSDELSSGSVFAAMHWNGRFLGSGGINETSLATVDRQSFQPELKHAAVRVEAADLPWRALLARRSKDVLALHTRLQPLLAECGYASISLRGSDVLVLRAAAGHAMPEWLGRLLALIDLPPGVDVLEYRDARRGLFKRVGWQDGVLAGFVFAGDLQGGEPLLDELLAGQAWQGPRLAALSPRQAASALRDPLICSCKQVKNSQIAGLVQAGVDFDGVQATLGCGTVCGSCLPEVKRLCAPLAMFPVPHRAPA; encoded by the coding sequence ATGGCTGACGCGGAGCGGACCCAGCCAACCCTGACGCGCTCCACCTGCTGCTATTGCGGCGTGGGCTGCGGCGTGCTGATCGAGAGCGAAGGCGATCGCATCACCGGCGTACGGGGGGACCCGTCGCACCCGGCCAACTTCGGCCGCCTGTGCACCAAGGGCCTGACCCTGGCGCAAACCGCGCAAAGCCTTACCGGCCGGGCGCTCTACCCGGAGATGCGGCTAAGCCGCGAGTCGCCCCGCCAGCGTACCGATTGGGATAGCGCGCTCGATACCGCGGCCGAGCGGTTCGCCGATATCGTGCGGCAGCACGGTCCCGATGCGGTGGCCTTCTATGTGTCCGGCCAATTGCTGACCGAGGATTATTACGTCTTCAACAAGCTGGCCAAGGGCGTGATCGGTACCAATAATATCGATACCAATTCCCGCCTATGCATGTCCAGCTCGGTCACTGCCTACAAGCAGGCCTTGGGCGCCGACGGCCCTCCCACCTGCTATGAGGACCTGGAGCTGGCCGACTGCGTACTGTTCGCCGGCAGCAATATGGCTTATGCGCATCCGGTGCTGTTCCGCCGGCTGGAGGACGCCAAGGCGCGCCGGCCCGCCACCCGCTGGATCGTGATCGACCCGCGCCGCACGGATACGGCGGCCATGGCCGATCTGCATCTGCAGATCACGCCCGGCAGCGATGTCGCCCTGTTCAACGGCATGCTGCACCACCTGATCTGGGAAGGCCTGACCGCACCGGCCTATATCGCCGCCCATACCGACGGCTTTGCCGCGCTCAAGCAAGTGGTGCGGGACTATACGCCGCGTCTCGCGGCAGAGATGTGCGGCATCCTCGAAGCCGACCTGATCCAGGCAGCCGAATGGTTCGGCCGCAGCCCCGCCAGCTTGTCGCTGTACTGCATGGGCTTGAACCAGTCGGCGCACGGTACCGACAAGAACCTGGCCCTGATCAATCTGCACCTCGCTTGTGGGCAGATCGGCCGGCCCGGTGCGGGCCCCTTTTCTCTGACCGGCCAGCCGAACGCCATGGGCGGGCGCGAAGTGGGCGGCATGGCCACCATGCTGGCCGCCCACCGCGATATCGACAATGCCGGGCACCGCGCCGAGGTCGCCCATTTCTGGGGCGTACCGGCACTATCCGGGCGGCCGGGCACCCCGGCGGTGGCGATGTTCGATGCGCTGCGGCGCGGCGAAATCAAGGCCATATGGATTGCCTGTACCAATCCCGCCCACTCGATGCCGGATCTGAACAGCGTGCGCGAAGCGCTAGGCAAGGCCGAATTCGTTGTCTTGCAGGAAGCCTTCGCCGATACCGATACCGCCGCCTACGCCGACGTGCTGTTACCGGCCACCACCTGGGGCGAAAAGAGCGGAACGGTCACCAACTCCGAACGGCGTATTTCGCGCGTGCGCGAGGCGGTGCCTGCACCGGGGGAAACCCGTCCCGACTGGTGGATCGCCTGCGAAGTGGCACGCCGCTTGGAGGTGCTGCTGCGTCCGGCGCAACTTTCCCGTTTCGGCTATGCCACGCCCGAAGCCATCTTTGCCGAACATCGCGCCTTGACGGAGGGGCGCGACCTCGATATCGGCGGTCTGTCCTACGCCATGCTGGAACGGGCGGGGCCGCAGCAATGGCCCTTGCCGGCCGGTGCGGCGCAGGGGCAGGCCCGCCGCTACACCGATGGCGTATTCGCGCACGCCGACGGCTTGGCCCGGTTCAAGCCCACCGCTTTCCAGCCGCTGGCGGAACCGACCAATGCCCGCTACCCCTTCCACTTGCTGACGGGCCGCCTGCGCGACCAGTGGCACGGCATGAGCCGTACCGGCCGACTGCCGCAACTATTCGAACACGCACCGGAGCCATCGCTGAGCATGCATCCGCTGGATGCCGAGCGGCGCGGATTCAAGGCTGGCGACCTGCTCAAGGTAAGCAGCAAGCGCGGACAGCTGGTGCTACCGCTGCAGCTGTCGGACGAACTGAGCAGCGGCAGCGTTTTCGCCGCCATGCATTGGAACGGCCGCTTCCTCGGCAGCGGCGGCATCAACGAAACCAGCCTGGCGACGGTGGACCGGCAGTCCTTCCAACCGGAGCTCAAGCACGCCGCCGTGCGGGTGGAAGCCGCCGACTTGCCTTGGCGCGCCCTGCTCGCTCGCCGCAGCAAGGATGTCCTGGCCCTGCATACCCGCCTGCAACCCTTGCTGGCCGAATGCGGCTATGCCTCGATCAGCCTGCGCGGCAGCGATGTACTGGTGCTGCGGGCCGCCGCCGGCCATGCCATGCCGGAGTGGCTGGGCCGTCTACTCGCGCTGATCGACTTGCCGCCCGGCGTCGATGTATTGGAATACCGCGATGCCCGCAGGGGATTGTTCAAGCGGGTCGGTTGGCAGGATGGCGTGTTGGCCGGCTTTGTCTTCGCAGGCGATCTGCAAGGGGGTGAGCCGCTATTGGATGAGCTGCTCGCCGGCCAAGCCTGGCAGGGGCCGCGCCTGGCCGCGCTCTCCCCCCGTCAGGCGGCGAGCGCGCTACGCGACCCGCTGATATGCAGTTGCAAGCAGGTGAAAAACTCGCAGATCGCTGGATTGGTACAAGCAGGTGTCGATTTCGATGGCGTCCAGGCGACGCTGGGTTGCGGCACGGTATGCGGCTCCTGCCTGCCGGAAGTCAAGCGCCTGTGCGCTCCATTGGCGATGTTTCCTGTCCCCCACCGTGCCCCGGCATGA
- a CDS encoding DUF342 domain-containing protein codes for MAEIAVSLTIQLDGNTRQLTCRYVPPVETPAEEGAEAEEAPARATPPDRQAILNLLQAQGQAECALDEAAIRAFVEKARAATDPLEAVIGTQQDGSYEINVSPTRLCAWLNLIAPRGGKAVTPEQIKSAIAARNISHGLKEAELATALAAGHCKEMLLAEGVEPEAGQPARFEGLLEALRTQRHESDDGDIVDYRDLGALVLVDPGTPLMRRTPAVQGKDGTDIFGRPVAAKLLPDPPFSNSLAGSTPDENDPDLLVATISGAPTLTANGVSVNPLVDVQDVDLSTGNITFDGTLQVKGDIRAGMSVRVAGDVVVGGTIEAAEVVAGGNVVVKGGIIGKSENAPGAREGEQETARISCSGTVQAKFIEHAVIEAGKAIQAEGGVRQSELTAGETVVVGKPGGNTGSLIGGHTRARLLVRAPVLGSPSGVPTLVQVGFNPYLNAERTSTEQQRKRRVEELTKLRQLISFFDQNPAKAVGSMREKAENTRDLYEAEVKALDVKLSELAEQMEFAEGATVEAPKCIHGGVNLQIGPKLLQVIDDKPGGKVHLVDDQVVLS; via the coding sequence ATGGCCGAAATCGCAGTTAGCCTTACCATTCAGTTGGACGGCAACACGCGCCAGCTCACCTGCCGCTACGTTCCTCCGGTCGAGACGCCGGCGGAGGAGGGGGCCGAGGCGGAAGAGGCGCCGGCGCGCGCCACCCCGCCGGACCGGCAGGCCATCCTGAATCTGCTGCAAGCCCAAGGCCAGGCCGAATGCGCGCTGGACGAAGCCGCCATTCGCGCCTTTGTCGAAAAGGCCAGGGCTGCTACCGATCCGCTAGAGGCGGTGATAGGAACCCAGCAGGACGGCAGCTACGAGATCAATGTGTCGCCTACCCGGCTGTGTGCCTGGCTGAACCTGATAGCGCCGCGCGGTGGCAAGGCGGTTACGCCGGAACAGATCAAATCCGCGATCGCGGCGCGCAATATTTCCCATGGTCTCAAGGAAGCGGAATTGGCTACCGCCTTAGCCGCCGGCCATTGCAAGGAAATGTTGCTGGCCGAAGGGGTCGAGCCGGAAGCGGGTCAGCCCGCGCGCTTCGAAGGCTTGCTCGAGGCGCTGAGAACGCAGCGGCACGAGAGCGATGACGGCGATATCGTCGATTACCGCGACCTGGGCGCCTTGGTACTGGTTGATCCGGGCACGCCCTTGATGCGGCGGACACCGGCCGTGCAGGGCAAGGACGGCACCGATATCTTCGGCCGGCCGGTGGCCGCCAAGCTGCTGCCCGATCCGCCTTTCAGCAATAGCCTGGCGGGCTCCACGCCCGACGAGAACGATCCGGATCTGCTGGTGGCGACCATCTCCGGCGCGCCGACCCTGACCGCCAACGGCGTATCGGTAAACCCCTTGGTGGATGTACAGGATGTCGATCTTTCCACCGGCAATATCACCTTCGACGGCACCCTGCAGGTCAAGGGCGATATCCGTGCCGGCATGTCGGTGCGGGTAGCCGGCGACGTGGTGGTGGGCGGCACCATCGAGGCGGCCGAGGTGGTGGCGGGCGGCAACGTCGTGGTCAAGGGGGGCATTATCGGCAAATCGGAGAACGCCCCCGGAGCGCGCGAAGGCGAGCAGGAAACCGCCCGTATCAGCTGCAGCGGCACGGTCCAGGCAAAGTTCATCGAGCATGCGGTGATCGAAGCGGGCAAGGCCATCCAGGCCGAAGGCGGCGTCAGGCAGAGCGAGCTGACGGCGGGCGAGACGGTGGTGGTAGGCAAGCCCGGCGGCAACACCGGCAGCCTGATCGGCGGCCACACCCGCGCCCGCCTGCTGGTCCGCGCCCCGGTGCTGGGCTCGCCTTCCGGGGTGCCCACCCTGGTGCAGGTCGGCTTCAACCCCTATCTCAATGCGGAACGGACCAGTACCGAGCAACAACGCAAACGCCGCGTCGAGGAATTGACCAAGCTACGGCAGCTGATCAGCTTTTTCGACCAAAACCCGGCCAAAGCGGTCGGCAGCATGCGCGAAAAAGCGGAAAACACCCGCGACCTGTATGAAGCCGAGGTCAAGGCGCTGGACGTCAAGCTATCCGAGCTGGCCGAACAGATGGAATTCGCCGAAGGCGCCACCGTGGAAGCCCCCAAATGCATCCACGGCGGGGTGAACCTGCAGATCGGTCCCAAGTTGCTGCAGGTGATAGACGACAAACCCGGCGGCAAGGTGCATTTGGTGGATGACCAGGTGGTGTTGAGTTAG